Within the Dialister hominis genome, the region CAACCAGGAAACATGGGACTTCAACTACGGAAAGCCTTTCACCAAAGAAACTGAAGACTACATCTTGAAGGAAGTCGGACAGGAATTCTATGAAGGCCTCACCCTCCTCGGCGGCGAACCGATGGAACCGGCCAATCAGAAGGCGCTCCTCTCCCTTGTCACCCGTTTCAAGGAAATGTATCCGCAGAAGAACCTCTGGTGCTTCACCGGCTACCTCTATGACAGGGATCTCCTTGATAACTTTGCCAAGAAGATGCCTGAAACTATGGAACTTCTGAAACGCATCGACGTTCTGGTAGATGGTGAATTCGTCCTTGAAAAGAAGGATGTCACCCTCCTCTTCAAAGGCTCCTCCAACCAGAGAACCATCGACGTGCAGAAGAGCCTGGCTTCTGGCACCGTCGTCCCGTGGGATCCGAGAGACACCAGCATGTCCCCGAACTCGAAGATCTGATTTACCAACTGAAAAGGAGCTGTGGCAAAATGATTACACATTTTGCCACAGGTCCTTTTTCTATTGGAATATGCCATTAAAGAATTATCTAGCATCTATATGCATTGATTTTGTTTGAACACCTAAAAACCTCGCTACGCTCGAGAACTACTGTATTCCCCGGCTTCGCCGGGACCTTCTCCTTCGGAGCAAGGTTAACACCCTTAAACCTCGCTTCGCTCGAGAATAGAAAAAAGCACCGTTTTAACGGATTTTGTCACAGCCCCTTTTTAATGTCTTCACTTATTCTTCTACTTCAAGGTCAGGCAGTCTTTCTGCTTTATCTCCGCCGCCTTTTCTGCCGCGCATGACGGTACGGTAACCTTCTACGGCAAGTTCAAGGGCAAGGACGATGAGGAGGGTGCCGATGCCGGCCTGTGCGTACGGGCCCCAGTCTGCTCCGCCTTTCATGATCATGCCGATCTGGTTCCTGACGATGATGACGAGGGATGCAAGGGTGACGATCATCATGAAGGTCATCGAGAAGAGGAACATCTTATTGTTCTTCCCTGCATTGCCCAGCCATGCGGCTACGGCAAGGAGGCCGATTCCGGCGAGGAGCTGGTTGGCTGCGCCGAAGAGACCTCAGATCTTCATGAAGCCGTTCATGCCAAGAAGGACGCCCAGGACAACGGTCAGGATCGTAGCAAAGTACGGATTGACCATCAGTTTCTTGAATCCGCCCTTGATGTCCTTCGGTGTTTCGCCTGGTTCGAGCCAGAATTCCTGGAACATGAAACGGGCCAGTCTTGTCGCTGTATCAAGGGATGTCAGGCAGAATGCGGAGTATGTCAGGACAAGGAGCGTGTACATCATCGTTTCTGCTCCTTCCAGGCCCGGAATCTTGGCAATCATGGCAGCGATGCCGCCGGCGAAGATATCCGTTGCGCCGTGGATATGGCCTGTTTCCCTGGCATACGCAATCGCGCAGAGGGTAATGATGGCAAGAACACATTCCAGAAGCATGCCGCCGTATGCGATCGGCTTGGCGTCGGATTCCTTATCGAGCTGTTTGGACGTCGTGCCGGAAGATACAAGGGAATGGAAGCCGGAAATCGCGCCGCAGGCAACGGTCGTGAAGAGGATCGGGAACAGGTACTGTACGCCGTTTCCATTGTCCACGGAGAAGCCTGTGTAAGCCGGGAAGAGGTTCGGATCGATATCAGGATGCGCGCCTACGATGCCGACGACGGCAACGATGAGCATCGCATAGAGAAGGAACGAACTCAGGTAGTCACGTGGCTGGAGCAGGATCCATACCGGAGTGACGGAAGCAATCGTAATGTAAAGGCCGATCAGCCACATCCATGTCGTCTAGGAGAAGTAAATCGGATGGAAGTTCATGCCGATGCCCATGCAGAGGACGATAGCGCCGATAGCCATCACTGTGGATACTGCCATGGATACATGGAAACGGTATACGATAAGGCCGAAAATGACGGCAGCCACAATGAAGAGCATCGAAACCATGGCAACGGATGCTTTGACAGCACTCTTTTCCATATTGACCGCGCCGTTTTCAATCGTTGCGCCGAACGTGGAAGCAACGATGGCAGCAAAGACTGCAACGACAAGGATCAGTGTCAGGTAAGAGAATATGATGAAGAGCTGCTTGGCTCTCTTAGACATATTCGCTGAAATGATTTCCCCGATGGACTGCCCGTTGTGGCGGACAGATGCAAAGAGCGCGCCGAAGTCATGGACGCCGCCAAAGAATATGCCGCCGACGAGAACCCAGAGCGTGACAGGCAGCCATCCGAACATGGCAGCCCCGATCGGTCCCGTGATAGGGCCTGCGCCTGCAATCGAGGAAATATGGTGCCCCATGAGCGCCGGAGCTTTAGCGGGGACTAGTCAATCCCGTCTTCCATTGTATGAGCAGGTGTCGGGATATTTCCCTCACCCACGCCCCACTGTTTCACCAGCCAGCGGCCGTAGAAAATATAGCCGCAGAGGAGAATAGCGAGACAAACCGCGAGCAGTACAAGCGTATTCAATGAAGTGACCTCCCTTCAAATCCCGGCCTCACGCGAGACCGGCCTTCCGTCCTTCCCACACCTTCATCATTTCCGGCTGCATTCTCCGCCCTGCCCTGTTGAAGAGGAATTTTTCCCTCGACAGGTCCAGGCAGCTGGCCCGGTACTCGAGCCATCCGTGGATCATGAAGCAGAACGTTTTCGTGTAACTTGATTTCTTCAATGCCTTTTCTGCTGCTTCATCAGCATCATCACAGATGATGACAGAGGAAACTCCTGTGCACATATGGCCCGGTCCTATATGAGCCATCTTCTTGCCTTCCCGGCAGACAAATTCCTTCACGGCCTCATGGACCGCCTCCGTCAGACGCGGGCAGGTGAAGAGGAAAATGAACTCCTCCTGCTCCGACGTCCATAGTTCGTTGGACCGAAGCAGGAAATAGCCGCCGTCCCTCTCATAGTATTCGCACACAGCCGTAAGCTCTGCGCCGCCCGGCAGGAGCGGAACAGAAAGCTTTAGAGCTTCCCTGACTCCTTCCGTCTCCGGAGCGTCCATCCCGTCGAAACGGGTGATTCCGTAAAATCTGCTGTACGATGCAAGCAGCCTCTCAGCAGCGTTTCTTCTTCGATCCATCGCGTCCTCCTTCCTTATCTCTTAATCTCATTATTTGATGAGATATAATTATATTAACTTGATTATACCTTACTTCAAATAATTTCTGTAATAAAAGATACTTATACCTATTCGCAAGTATTGAAAAGTATACTATATTTTAAAAATCAAATTTAAGTAGACATATGACATTTCACCACAGAATGTCTTGCAAAACATTTCTATTTTTATTTCTCTATATATCTAAAAACTTGAAATTTTCAAGTTTTATCCCCTTGTACATACTTCAAAATATGTTATAATAGTCATATAGAAAGAATTAAATGCAGCGTTGCTTTTTGAAGCGCGGACGAAAAGGAGCGATCGACTTATGATCACAGAAATTCACAACCAGGCAGATTTCGAAAGAGAAATTGTAAACCACAAAGGTTACAGCATTATTGACTTCTGGGCAACTTGGTGCGGCCCCTGCCGCATGATGGCCCCGGTCATGGACCATGCCTCCGAGCTGCTCGGAGATAAAGTCAACTTCACCAAAGTTGATACCGATGAAATGCAGGAACTCGCAGGAAAGTTCAACATCATGTCCATTCCGACCATCATCCTCTTCAAGGACGGCCAGGAAGTACACCGCATGATCGGCGCTGTACCGCAGGAAGCATTCCTCGAAGAACTGAAGAAGTTCCTCGCTTAATGAATTGCACTAAAAAGGAGTCCGGATATCCGGGCTCTTTTTTCATGCCTGATTTTATTCATATGTCTTTCGCTTCATTTCCATCCCCATCCATAGATTTTGATGCACATATACTCCATTATATATGCAATTTATTCGCATATTACAAATTTTTATAACTTAGAATCTTCCTTTAGTATTTTTTATGTAAAGTTTTGTTTATACTCTTGATTATTTGATAATATTTATTTATACTGATAATAGTAATTTAAGAATTTTCCGTATCTGAGTGGGTGACGATATGCCATTCATTCGCTTCACGGCCTGTATCACCGCAGTCACCCATTCATTCTGATTGATGTGCATGTATTGTTCGTTAAAAGATATGGATGATTTGCGGGCTTTTTAATTGTATCACCTTTGCACCACCGGTCATTCTGCCTGAAATTCTCAGCTGAACCGGTTTGTTTCCTGTCATGGAATTTCAAGGAGGCAATCGCTATGACACTTAATCAGCTGGAATACTTTTGCGCCGTG harbors:
- a CDS encoding carbon starvation CstA family protein, whose amino-acid sequence is MNTLVLLAVCLAILLCGYIFYGRWLVKQWGVGEGNIPTPAHTMEDGID
- the trxA gene encoding thioredoxin, which encodes MITEIHNQADFEREIVNHKGYSIIDFWATWCGPCRMMAPVMDHASELLGDKVNFTKVDTDEMQELAGKFNIMSIPTIILFKDGQEVHRMIGAVPQEAFLEELKKFLA
- the nrdG gene encoding anaerobic ribonucleoside-triphosphate reductase activating protein, translated to MNYANFKEYDIANGPGIRFSLFVSGCTHHCKGCFNQETWDFNYGKPFTKETEDYILKEVGQEFYEGLTLLGGEPMEPANQKALLSLVTRFKEMYPQKNLWCFTGYLYDRDLLDNFAKKMPETMELLKRIDVLVDGEFVLEKKDVTLLFKGSSNQRTIDVQKSLASGTVVPWDPRDTSMSPNSKI